In one window of Kitasatospora sp. MMS16-BH015 DNA:
- a CDS encoding histidine kinase — MAGTVTGGVREEGARVSRGFSVRAGAVALRRSLTLCRITFSALGQSLYLTSALTLIWPGPGLLPRALARVRRLSERQRELALSWSGVEIPAPLEPSSSAASSSSVSAVPVPKEISGVYGRLRWLLHDPRSRREARWVLAEPVIGALLAFTPVALVLSGCWGVFLAFFGLRLSQVADGLWFEFIPIMGPVTATVAGVIGLAQLPFALWAAPRVLAVHARYTRAMLAPSEAELLAGRVRHLAATRSEAVDTQMAEIRRIERDLHDGAQARLVAMGMTLDAAEHLLETNPAAVRGLLIEARESSTKALEELRDLVRGIHPPVLADRGLVDAVRALALVCPVPTRVEAALPGRPEMPVESAAYFAVSELLANVAKHSGADWAEIDLRYDHGVLRVSVADGGSGGADAALGTGLRGIERRLATFDGVLAVSSPAHGPTIVTLEVPCALSSPKTTSS, encoded by the coding sequence ATGGCCGGCACGGTGACAGGCGGGGTGCGGGAGGAAGGGGCCCGGGTGTCCCGGGGGTTCTCGGTCCGGGCCGGGGCGGTCGCGCTGCGGCGGTCGCTGACGCTCTGTCGGATCACCTTCTCGGCGCTGGGGCAGTCGCTCTACCTGACGAGCGCGCTCACCCTGATCTGGCCGGGCCCCGGCCTGCTGCCCCGTGCGCTGGCCCGGGTCCGCCGGCTGAGCGAGCGTCAGCGCGAGCTCGCACTGAGCTGGTCCGGAGTGGAAATCCCGGCCCCGCTCGAGCCGTCGTCCTCCGCCGCCTCGTCCTCCTCCGTGTCCGCTGTCCCGGTGCCGAAGGAGATCTCGGGGGTCTACGGCCGGCTCCGCTGGCTGCTGCACGATCCCCGGTCCCGACGGGAGGCCCGGTGGGTGCTGGCCGAGCCGGTGATCGGCGCGCTGCTGGCCTTCACCCCGGTCGCCCTCGTACTGAGCGGCTGTTGGGGAGTCTTCCTGGCCTTCTTCGGCCTCCGGCTCTCCCAGGTGGCGGACGGGCTCTGGTTCGAGTTCATACCCATCATGGGCCCGGTCACCGCCACCGTGGCCGGCGTGATCGGGCTGGCGCAGCTGCCGTTCGCCCTGTGGGCCGCTCCGCGCGTGCTGGCCGTGCACGCCCGGTACACCAGGGCGATGCTCGCCCCCAGCGAGGCCGAGCTGCTGGCCGGCCGGGTCCGGCACCTGGCCGCCACCCGGTCCGAGGCGGTGGACACCCAGATGGCCGAGATCCGCCGGATCGAGCGCGACTTGCACGACGGCGCCCAGGCTCGCCTGGTCGCGATGGGCATGACGCTGGACGCCGCCGAGCACCTGCTGGAGACCAATCCGGCGGCGGTCCGCGGTCTGCTGATCGAGGCCCGCGAGTCCTCCACCAAGGCCCTGGAGGAGCTGCGCGACCTGGTCCGGGGCATCCACCCGCCGGTCCTCGCCGACCGCGGCCTGGTCGACGCGGTCCGGGCCCTGGCCCTGGTCTGCCCCGTCCCCACCAGGGTCGAGGCCGCACTGCCGGGCCGCCCGGAGATGCCGGTGGAGTCCGCCGCGTACTTCGCCGTCTCCGAGCTGCTGGCCAACGTGGCGAAGCACTCCGGCGCCGACTGGGCCGAGATCGACCTCCGTTACGATCACGGCGTGCTCCGTGTCTCGGTGGCCGACGGCGGCAGCGGCGGTGCCGATGCCGCCCTGGGCACCGGCCTGCGCGGCATCGAGCGGCGGCTGGCCACCTTCGACGGAGTGCTGGCCGTCAGCAGCCCCGCCCACGGCCCGACGATCGTGACGCTGGAGGTCCCGTGCGCATTGTCATCGCCGAAGACCACTTCCTCCTGA
- a CDS encoding response regulator transcription factor has product MRIVIAEDHFLLRDGLIRLLQAYGHEVVAAVDNGAELLTALTELRPDIAVVDVRLPPDFTDEGLRAALAARRELPGLPVLLLSQYVEPLYARELLAAGGSGVGYLLKDRVTNGRQFLESIRQVAEGGTAMDQEVVAQLLTARERDGGVGSLTPREREVLALVAQGRSNAGIAQALVVTEKAVAKHISHIFTKLGLLQSDSDNRRVLAVLAHLDQ; this is encoded by the coding sequence GTGCGCATTGTCATCGCCGAAGACCACTTCCTCCTGAGGGACGGTCTGATCCGCCTGCTCCAGGCGTACGGCCACGAGGTGGTCGCGGCCGTCGACAACGGCGCCGAGCTGCTCACCGCCCTCACCGAGCTGCGCCCGGACATCGCGGTGGTCGACGTCCGGCTGCCGCCGGACTTCACCGACGAGGGTCTGCGCGCCGCGCTCGCCGCCCGCCGCGAGCTCCCCGGCCTGCCGGTCCTGCTGCTCTCCCAGTACGTCGAGCCGCTCTACGCCCGCGAGTTGCTGGCCGCCGGCGGCAGCGGCGTCGGCTACCTGCTCAAGGACAGGGTGACCAACGGCCGTCAGTTCCTGGAGTCCATCCGGCAGGTGGCCGAGGGCGGCACCGCGATGGACCAGGAGGTGGTGGCCCAGCTACTCACCGCCCGCGAGCGCGACGGCGGGGTGGGCAGCCTCACTCCGCGCGAGCGCGAGGTGCTGGCCCTGGTCGCCCAGGGCCGGTCCAACGCGGGCATCGCCCAGGCCCTGGTGGTCACCGAGAAGGCCGTGGCCAAGCACATCAGCCACATCTTCACCAAGCTCGGCCTGCTCCAGTCCGACTCCGACAACCGCCGGGTCCTCGCCGTGCTCGCCCACCTCGACCAGTGA
- a CDS encoding GNAT family N-acetyltransferase, with protein sequence MPELIRLDADHAPAVLAFELANRAYFAASVSDRGDEFFARYAERHAALLAEQEAGVCAFHLLVGEDREVLGRFNLYDLEGGSAVLGYRVAEQAAGRGLATAAVRELCRVAAERLGLHTLRAAASQANLASQKVLTKAGFVPVGPADPAELGGQPGSWYRCELTRQP encoded by the coding sequence GTGCCCGAGCTGATCCGGCTGGACGCCGACCACGCCCCGGCGGTGCTGGCTTTCGAGCTGGCCAACCGCGCCTACTTCGCCGCCTCGGTCTCCGACCGGGGGGACGAGTTCTTCGCGCGGTACGCCGAGCGGCACGCCGCCCTGCTGGCCGAGCAGGAGGCCGGGGTCTGCGCCTTCCACCTGCTGGTCGGGGAGGACAGAGAGGTGCTGGGGCGGTTCAACCTGTACGACCTGGAGGGTGGCAGCGCCGTCCTCGGGTACCGGGTCGCCGAGCAGGCCGCCGGTCGTGGTCTGGCGACCGCCGCCGTACGGGAGTTGTGCCGGGTGGCGGCGGAGCGGCTCGGGCTGCACACGCTGCGGGCGGCGGCCTCGCAGGCCAACCTCGCCTCCCAGAAGGTGCTCACCAAGGCCGGGTTCGTGCCGGTGGGCCCGGCGGACCCGGCCGAGCTCGGCGGGCAGCCGGGCTCCTGGTACCGCTGCGAGCTGACGCGGCAGCCGTAG
- a CDS encoding GrpB family protein — protein sequence MTTETSRRSPVVVPADPAWADRGLALTDRLRELLGPTAVRVEHIGSTAIPGMAAKEVFDVQVSVGDLDAAELAFAEPLADAGYELRPYRHDHVPAGLTDDPERWTKRMWQRRAATEQGPAVNLHVRLVGSPNERLALLFRDWFRAHPAAVPAYAEFKTVLAGTVDGVGVYSEVKDPVVDLVVAVAEEWAAETGWTA from the coding sequence ATGACCACAGAGACCTCGCGCCGTTCCCCCGTCGTGGTACCCGCCGATCCGGCCTGGGCGGACCGGGGGCTCGCGCTGACCGACCGGCTGCGGGAGCTGCTGGGGCCGACGGCGGTGCGGGTGGAGCACATCGGGAGCACCGCGATCCCCGGCATGGCGGCCAAGGAGGTCTTCGACGTCCAGGTGAGCGTCGGCGACCTGGACGCGGCCGAACTCGCCTTCGCCGAACCGCTGGCCGACGCCGGGTACGAGCTGCGGCCGTACCGCCACGACCACGTACCGGCCGGTCTGACGGACGACCCGGAGCGGTGGACCAAGCGGATGTGGCAGCGGCGGGCGGCCACGGAGCAGGGCCCGGCCGTGAACCTGCATGTCCGGCTGGTCGGTTCGCCGAACGAGCGGCTGGCGCTGCTGTTCCGCGACTGGTTCCGTGCGCACCCGGCGGCGGTGCCCGCGTACGCCGAGTTCAAGACCGTGCTGGCCGGGACGGTGGACGGGGTCGGGGTGTACTCGGAGGTGAAGGACCCGGTGGTCGACCTGGTCGTGGCCGTGGCCGAGGAGTGGGCCGCCGAGACCGGCTGGACCGCGTGA
- a CDS encoding class I SAM-dependent methyltransferase, translating into MINADGYFDERVAEQYDQSSGAEFEPTAIARAVDVLAELAGRGAALEFGIGTGRLALPLARRGVPVHGIDLSRAMVSRLRAKPGGADIGITIGDFATTQVTPPPAEPFTLAYLVFNTIMNLADQESQVECFRNAADHLAPGGVFVVEVMVPELRKIPPGQNIVPFHTSPTGWAYTVYDTVTQDATCHYIELTPDGRGEAHSIPFRYVWPAELDLMARLAGLRLRHRWDSWTRAPFTEDSVQHVSVWEKVPV; encoded by the coding sequence GTGATCAATGCTGACGGGTACTTCGACGAGCGCGTGGCAGAGCAGTACGACCAGTCCTCGGGGGCCGAGTTCGAGCCGACGGCGATAGCCCGTGCGGTGGACGTGCTCGCCGAGCTGGCCGGCCGCGGCGCCGCCCTGGAGTTCGGCATCGGCACCGGCCGGCTCGCCCTCCCGCTGGCCCGCCGGGGCGTACCGGTGCACGGCATCGACCTCTCCAGGGCGATGGTCTCCCGCCTCCGCGCCAAGCCCGGCGGCGCCGACATCGGCATCACCATCGGCGACTTCGCCACCACCCAGGTGACCCCGCCCCCGGCCGAGCCCTTCACCCTCGCCTACCTGGTCTTCAACACCATCATGAACCTCGCCGACCAGGAGTCCCAGGTCGAGTGCTTCCGCAACGCCGCGGACCACCTCGCCCCTGGCGGGGTCTTCGTCGTCGAGGTGATGGTCCCGGAGCTCCGCAAGATCCCGCCCGGCCAGAACATCGTCCCGTTCCACACCAGCCCCACCGGCTGGGCCTACACCGTCTACGACACCGTCACCCAGGACGCGACCTGCCACTACATCGAGCTCACCCCGGACGGCCGGGGCGAGGCCCACTCGATCCCCTTCCGCTACGTCTGGCCCGCCGAACTCGACCTGATGGCCCGCCTGGCCGGCCTCCGCCTGCGCCACCGTTGGGACAGCTGGACCCGTGCCCCCTTCACCGAGGACAGCGTCCAGCACGTCTCGGTCTGGGAGAAGGTCCCGGTCTGA
- a CDS encoding maleylpyruvate isomerase N-terminal domain-containing protein — protein sequence MDHHDVAAAVAEMMRVLEPQVARDWTVPAGGLDWTCWETAAHVAHDLLAYAGQVAGRSAEAYLPFDLRVRSEATPREVLAVVTASAGLLGSALATADPGTRAWHWGPCDPAGFATMGVAETLLHTYDITRGLDLPWLPPVDLCEGVLRRLFPEAPAGGAVQVLLWCTGRGELPGRPRRTSWVWKAAISD from the coding sequence ATGGACCACCACGATGTCGCGGCGGCCGTGGCAGAGATGATGCGGGTGCTCGAACCGCAGGTCGCGCGGGACTGGACGGTGCCGGCCGGGGGACTCGACTGGACCTGCTGGGAGACCGCCGCCCACGTGGCGCACGACCTGCTGGCCTACGCCGGGCAGGTGGCGGGCCGGTCGGCCGAGGCGTACCTGCCCTTCGACCTGAGAGTCCGGTCGGAGGCCACCCCGCGCGAGGTACTGGCCGTGGTCACCGCCTCTGCGGGGCTGCTCGGCAGCGCGTTGGCCACGGCCGACCCGGGGACGCGCGCCTGGCACTGGGGACCCTGCGACCCGGCGGGCTTCGCCACGATGGGTGTCGCCGAGACCCTCCTGCACACCTACGACATCACCCGGGGGCTGGACCTCCCCTGGCTGCCCCCGGTGGACCTGTGCGAGGGGGTGCTCCGCCGCCTCTTCCCCGAAGCCCCTGCGGGAGGCGCCGTCCAGGTCCTCCTCTGGTGCACCGGCCGTGGTGAGTTGCCCGGCCGTCCGCGGCGGACCTCCTGGGTCTGGAAGGCAGCGATCTCCGACTGA
- a CDS encoding serine/threonine dehydratase, giving the protein MPELSYPDVKAAAGRIAGRTRPVALAPVEAGWYGTGAAEVWLALEFMQHTGSFKARGAQNFLQAHREAGSLPEAGVTIASGGNAGLACAWAARSQGVRATVFLPANAPAVKVAKLRSYGAEVRLVGAEYAEALAACEEYAAASGALASHAYDHPLIAAGAGTLLEEIRAGLPGLDTVVLSVGGGGLFAGVATAAREHGVRVVTVEPEGSRALHAAVTAGQVVDVPVVSVAADALGARRASAAALAAARHESVRAVLVPDHEIVRARQALWDDRRLAVEHAAGTALAALGAGAYRPTAGERLAVVLCGSNTDPRDLTAPTAPAEAQPAH; this is encoded by the coding sequence GTGCCCGAGCTGAGTTACCCCGACGTCAAGGCCGCCGCCGGACGGATCGCCGGACGGACCAGGCCGGTGGCCCTCGCCCCGGTCGAAGCGGGCTGGTACGGCACGGGGGCCGCCGAGGTCTGGCTGGCGCTGGAATTCATGCAGCACACCGGGAGCTTCAAGGCGCGCGGCGCGCAGAACTTCCTCCAGGCGCACCGGGAGGCGGGCAGCCTGCCGGAGGCCGGGGTGACCATCGCCTCCGGCGGCAACGCCGGGCTGGCCTGCGCCTGGGCGGCGCGTTCGCAGGGCGTGCGGGCGACCGTCTTCCTGCCTGCCAACGCCCCGGCCGTGAAGGTGGCGAAGCTGCGGTCGTACGGGGCCGAGGTGCGGCTGGTCGGGGCGGAGTACGCGGAGGCGCTGGCCGCCTGCGAGGAGTACGCGGCGGCGAGCGGGGCCCTGGCCAGCCACGCGTACGACCACCCGCTGATCGCGGCCGGGGCGGGCACGCTGCTGGAGGAGATCCGGGCCGGGTTGCCGGGGCTGGACACGGTGGTGCTCTCGGTGGGCGGTGGCGGGCTGTTCGCCGGAGTCGCCACAGCGGCCCGCGAGCACGGCGTCCGGGTGGTGACGGTCGAACCCGAGGGCAGCCGGGCCCTGCACGCGGCCGTGACGGCCGGCCAGGTGGTGGACGTACCGGTCGTCTCGGTGGCGGCGGACGCCCTCGGCGCCCGCCGCGCCTCGGCCGCCGCGCTGGCCGCCGCCCGCCACGAGAGCGTCCGCGCCGTCCTGGTCCCGGACCACGAGATCGTCCGCGCCCGCCAGGCCCTGTGGGACGACCGCCGCCTCGCCGTCGAACACGCCGCCGGCACCGCCCTGGCCGCCCTCGGCGCCGGCGCCTACCGCCCGACCGCGGGCGAGCGCCTCGCCGTCGTCCTCTGCGGCTCCAACACCGACCCGAGAGATCTGACCGCACCGACCGCACCGGCGGAGGCGCAGCCCGCCCACTGA
- a CDS encoding tRNA-dependent cyclodipeptide synthase, translated as MTTSLAAPAAATPSAPSAPSAPTAPTAPTSTIPFTPRPLTANCARLAARRVHACIGISPFNGYFHARRVAELARWAVTEFEQVHFFLPDSLAVHTLEAVGYPGDRALFKARRQGQHLHNKITTALRELGVPDPDSRVLTSTALTTHPRYAALHQQAQHLFSADPTFRTACLEAGSWVLERRLPPGTAPTAAQLLIASRYLLGELPLFLDTPALTGAPESVFCYHQTPLFLRHLYEGRLPCRPAPTQGYLAVEEAAATED; from the coding sequence TTGACCACGTCCCTCGCGGCCCCCGCGGCCGCCACTCCCTCCGCCCCGTCTGCTCCCTCTGCTCCCACCGCTCCCACCGCTCCCACCTCGACGATCCCCTTCACCCCGCGTCCGCTGACGGCCAACTGCGCCCGGCTGGCCGCCCGGCGGGTGCACGCCTGCATCGGCATCAGCCCGTTCAACGGCTACTTCCACGCCCGTCGGGTTGCCGAGCTGGCCCGCTGGGCCGTCACCGAGTTCGAGCAGGTGCACTTCTTCCTGCCGGATTCGCTCGCCGTGCACACCCTGGAGGCCGTCGGCTACCCCGGGGACCGCGCCCTCTTCAAGGCCCGCCGCCAGGGCCAGCACCTGCACAACAAGATCACCACCGCCCTGCGCGAGCTCGGCGTCCCCGACCCCGACAGCCGGGTCCTCACCTCCACCGCCCTCACCACCCACCCCCGGTACGCCGCCCTCCACCAGCAGGCCCAGCACCTCTTCTCGGCCGATCCCACCTTCCGCACCGCCTGCCTGGAGGCCGGCAGCTGGGTCCTGGAGCGCCGCCTCCCGCCCGGCACCGCCCCCACCGCAGCCCAACTCCTGATCGCCAGCCGCTACCTGCTCGGCGAGCTCCCCCTCTTCCTCGACACCCCCGCCCTCACCGGCGCCCCCGAGTCCGTCTTCTGCTACCACCAGACCCCCCTCTTCCTCCGCCACCTCTACGAGGGCCGCCTCCCCTGTCGCCCCGCCCCCACCCAGGGCTACCTCGCCGTAGAGGAGGCCGCCGCGACCGAAGACTGA